CTGGGAGAAATCCCGAAGAAACGCCATACGATTTTTAAAAAGGAAGACGGTTCTCTTTTCCGCGAGCAGGTAATGGGGACGAAGGGCTTTTCCGGCACGCAGTCAATCCTTTATCATCACCATATGCCGACTGAGGTAGTAAAAAGTGAATTGATCGGCAGTTACCTGCCTGAATATGAGGAACAGGAATCACTGAACCACAGGCACTTCCTTACCGACCAGATTTCGAAAACCGGAGATGCCTTAAGTGGAAGGGAATATATTCTCGGTAATGACGATCTTCTGATTGGGTTTGCGAATATCAATGAACCAATGAAGCAATTCTACCGCAATGGTGATGGTGATGAAATGTTCTTTTTCCATCATGGCTCCGGCAAGGTGGAGACGATGTTCGGTACATTGAACTATCGTCCTGGTGATTATGTCGTTATTCCGATTGGAACAATATATCGAGTGGTCCCTGATGATTCTGAAATGACTAAAGCGCTGATTGTAGAATCGTTCAGCCAGATCACGACTCCTCGACGTTACCGTAATGAATATGGCCAGCTGCTCGAGCACAGCCCATTCTGTGAACGTGATATTCGCGGGCCGGAAATGCTGGAAACCTTCTCTGAAAAAGGGGAGCATGAGGTGATCACGAAGACACGCGGCCATATGCATCGCCACGTATTGAACCATCATCCGCTTGATGTCGTCGGCTGGGACGGTTATTTGTATCCTTGGGCGTTCAATATTGAGGATTTCGAGCCAATTACTGGCCGGATCCATCAGCCGCCTCCGGTCCACCAGACGTTCGAAGGCCATAATTATGTGGTATGTTCCTTCGTGCCAAGACTTTACGATTATCATCCTGAAGCGATTCCAGCTCCATATTACCACAGCAACGTCAATAGCGATGAGCTACTGTACTATGTGGAAGGAAACTTCATGAGCCGCAAAGGAATCAAAGAAGGTTCGATTACATTGCATCCGAGCGGAATCCCGCACGGACCGCATCCGGGCAAGACAGAAGCAAGCATCGGCAAAAAAGAAACGCTTGAGCTTGCCGTCATGATCGATACATTCCGCCCGTTGAAAACGGTGAAGAAAGCCAAGGACATCGAAGACGGCCAGTATATGTATACTTGGATCGAAAAATAAGGAAAGACGACCAATTCGCTATGGAGTGGGTTGGTTTTTTTGTGTGGGAAATTGGAAATAATCCAGTTTTTTTTCCAGTTCGCCAATAAACATGTGAAAATCGCCAATTAAATCATTTTTTCGCCAATAAACTGGTGGAATCGCCAATAAAATGAAATGATCGCCAAAAAAATTTTCGGGTTTCTTTTTAGAGGATGCATTTTTCCCAGCGATACCAAATAATCGGAAAATCAATGGGCAATACTAACAAAATCGACTACGGATTAGGAGGATAAGACGTGACTTTATCTATATTCGCCTTGGGCGGCATCAATGAAATCGGGAAAAACATGTATGTTGTCCAGTATGAGGACGATATTTTTGTGATTGACTGTGGAGGAAAGTTTCCTGATGAAAGCTTATTGGGTATCGATTTGATTATCCCGGAAATGACTTATCTAGAAGAAAATAGAGAGAAAATCCGCGGACTGATTGTGACTCATGGACACGAGGACCATATCGGCGGGGTCCCTTATTTTTTCAAAAAGCTGAAGGCACCTGTGTATGCAACAAATTTCACTCTTGGTTTAATTGAACTCAAACTGAGTGAACACAAGCTTTTAAGAGGAACTGAACTCAATAAAATCAACTCGGATTCACAATTGGATTTTGGCAAGGTGAAGGTTTCTTTTTTCAAAGTGAGCCACAGCATCCCGGATTGCTTGGGAATTGTGTTCCATACTCCTGAGGGAAGTATTGTCCATACGGGAGACTTCAAATTCGATTTGACGCCCGCCAATGATGAACAATCAGAAATCCATAAGATGGCGAAGATTGGAACGGAAGGTGTAATTGCGCTGCTGTCAGAGAGCACGAATGCAGAGCGGACCGGGTTGACGCCATCTGAGCGGATGGTAGCCAGCCATCTTGAAGAAGCTTTCATGAAGGCAGAAGGGAAAATCTTTGTTTCGACTTTTGCATCAAACGTTAACCGAGTTCAGCAGGTTGTCGAGGCAGCGATCAAAACGAACAGGAAGCTTGCCTTACTGGGCAGGAGCATGGTTAATGTGGTTGATGTTGCGATCGAAAGAGGTTATTTAAATGTCCCTGAAGGAATGTTGATCCAGCCGAATGTTGTTGACCAATTGGATCCTGGGAAAGTAGCAATCCTGTGTACTGGCAGCCAAGGGGAACCGATGGCCGCACTTTCCCGCCTTTCTTCCGGTAATTACCGCGATGTCTCAATCTATCCAGGGGATACCGTCATCATGGCGGCGTCGCCTATTCCCGGAAATGAAAAGGATGTTTCCAAGATCATTGATAATTTGTTCAAGCTCGGGGCGAAAGTCATCTACGGCTCCGGCAGCACAACAGGCATGCATGTTTCCGGCCACGGCTACCAGGAAGACCTTAAGCTGATGCTGACCCTGATGAAGCCTAAATATTTCATCCCGATCCATGGGGAGTATAGGATGCTGCATCATCATCGCTTGCTGGCGGAATCCGTTGGCGTTGAAAAAGGAAATACATTCATTATTCGGAATGGGGATATCGTTGACATTGAAAACGGCGAAGCGCGCCAGACACGAAATGTCCCAGCAGGTGATACTTACGTTGATGGCGTAAGTGTTGGGGATGTAGGCGAAATCGTACTCAGGGACAGGAAGCAGCTATCTGAGGACGGAATGCTGGTCATTGTCCTGACATTGAGCAAAGCAGAACGGAAAATCATTTCCGGTCCGGATACCATCTCGCGTGGCTTTGTTTTTGTGAAAAATTCCGAGGACCTGATGAGAGATGTGAACAAATTGGTGACCAAAACAGTGACCGATCTTCAAGAAGACAATGTACATCGCTGGAATGTCATTAAACAAGGAATCAAAAAAGCAGTGGGCCAGCATATTTTCCAACAGACTAGAAGAAAGCCGATGATTTTGCCAATCATTATTGAAATTTAATCTTCGCTGATGGACCGGGTACTATAAAGAGTGCCTGGTCCATCTTATTGACGTGACACTAAAAGGTGTTATATACTGTAAAAGCGACACCAAATAGTGTTATTAACTGATGGAGGCAAAAAACATGGAAACACAAAGAGAAATTCGCAAAACCATTATTTTAAATGCACCGATCGAAAAAGTATGGAAAGCAGTCGCAACATCAGAAGGCATTGCTGCCTGGTGGATGCCGAATACGTTTGAGCCAGAACTTGGCAAAGAGTTCATCCTCCACGCAGGTCCTTTTGGAGATTCACCATGCAAAGTGACAGAATTGGAGCCGCCGAATCGACTCGGTTTTGATTGGGGAAAAGATTGGCATCTTCTATTCGAATTGAAAGAACTTGATGGCCGAACGGAGTTTACTTTAATTCACTCAGGATGGGATCCTGAAAAGGTCACTGAATTCGGACAACCTCATTCAATTATCCAGGGAATCATGGATAATGGTTGGGATAAAATCGTTAACGAAGCACTTCCAGCCTATATCGAGGGTTAATATGACAGCCTTAGAAGCGAGATATGATGTGTTCCAGGCTGTTGCCGATCCAACTCGCCGTAAAATCCTGAAGCTGCTCGCAGACAAGGAGATGCCGATTGCTTCCATAACTGAAAAGTTTCCGATTACAAGGACGGCCGTCAATAAGCACTTATTTGTTTTATCTGAAGCAGGACTGGTATCTAGTAAGAAAATTGGGCGGGAAACTCGCTATGCCCTACAGCCAGAACCGCTTCAGGAATTGCAAGAATGGCTTTCATTTTTTGAATTATATTGGGATAATAAGCTATCTGCACTTAAACATTTTGTGGAAGATGATGATTAGATCAGCCTTTCGAAAGGTTGCCCCTTTTTAGATAGCTCTCAGATGAAAATTAGCCTCGATCATCCATTCCAGGCCGCATATTTAACTTCCAAGCATGGAGCAATTCCATGCTTTTTTACATTCCTGCTTAACAAATGAGTACATAAGGTCTACACTAATAATTATTGAGAATTGCATCTTCCAGGAGGGAGCAGTCCATGGATATCATACTAAGTCAAAAAAACATTAAAGATTTATGCGGAACTGTTTCCTTCAAGCGGGGGGATGCGTTTTACCGAGCGGGAAAAGTTGAGTTTACTGATGACAATGTGGATCGGGTTAGCGCAACCGTAACGGGAGCGGATATATTCCATGTTATGGTCACGGAAACAGGGGACGGCCGTTTCGCAGCTGAGTGCACTTGTCCAAAGCTGGCGTCTGTCAAGCATGAGTGCCAGCATGTGGCCGCAGTCTTACTTGCGATCATGGACGAGCAAAAAAAAGGGACTTCACATGCACATAAAAATGATAAACATAAAGGAAGCGATCTGGCTGAAAGCCTGCTGACTATTTTCAGTGAAGGACCTAGCAGGACAAGCGGCCATCAGCTCCACTTTGAAACAAGAAAAATCCTGAACACATTATTCAATATTGAACCTGTCAAAATGAGTGACAGGGAAATGCTCCTGGGTATTTCGATGAGCATTGGTCCAATTGGAATCGTGGATATTCAGGGGTTTTTGTTGAGTATAGCAAATAGGGAGGCAGCACATTTATCTGAAGTATTCACTTACGATCCACAGCTTCATTGCTTTCAAAATGATATTGATTCAATCATCAACATCCTCATTCAAATCGTCGAGGACGCTGATAATGAGGCGAAAAACGGTACTCTTACCTCAACATTAATTATTCCGACATCCTTCTGGGTTCGGCTGTTGCCGCTGCTGGAAAATATTCAGGATGTTAAGTTTATTGAGGAAGGCAAGATCACTGGGCCATTTTCAGTTTCAAAAGAAAAACTTCCACTTTTGTTCAATTTTGAAAAAATGACAGAGAGAGACTATTCTTTAAAAATTGCAGGTATTTCTGAACTCATTGTGATGGATAAATATGATCTTGTTTGGTTGGAATCCAGATTGATTCAGCTCAGCACAGAGGATTGCAGCAGATTATTCGAACTGAAAAATATGCTTGCCAAAACCAAAACGGATAGCATACCAATTTTAGATGATCAGATGGGCTTCTTTGTAGAAAAAGTCGTGCCGGGACTGCGCCGTATTGGAGAAGTTCAAATAGACGGCGATATAACGAAGCAATTTTTGACGGAGCCATTCAAAGCAAAACTATTTTTGGATCGTGTGAATAACCGTTTACTGGCTGGAATCGAATTCCAATATGGGAAAATCGAGTTTAACCCTCTAGAAGACAGGGAACCGAAAGTGAATTCTCTATTGATCAGGGACAGTGTCAAGGAGGATCAGATCCTGGAGCTGTTGGATGAAGCTTCATTTGCGAAAACAGATGGAGGTTATTTTTTACATAATGAAGAGCTCGAATATGAGTTTCTGTATCATGTTATGCCAAAACTGGAAAAGCTTGTGCAGATTTATGCTACAACAGCTGTCAGGACTCGAATATTCCGGGAGCCGGTCCGGCCGCAGATTCGAGTCAAGGTGAAAAAAGAACGGACAAACTGGCTTGAATTCAAATTTGAAATGGATGGCATTCCTGAAAAACAGATCAGGGATATACTCGAAGCCCTTGAGGAAAAAAGGAAGTATTATCGGTTACGCAACGGCTCACTAATGTCACTGGAAACAAGGGAATGGGAAGAGATCCAGCGTTTTTTGAATGCAGGGCCTATACAGGATGAGGATCTTGAAAAAGGGTTGAATGTCCCAATTATACGGGGTATGCAGTTGATAGAGACATTCGAGGATGGAGCTGTTCTTCAATTAGAGGAATCTTTCCGGAATTTTCTCGAGGAAATTAGTACTCCTGGCAAGGTGAAGTTTGCTGTCCCTGAATCATTGCAGTCCATATTACGTGAATACCAGAAACAGGGTTATCAATGGATGAAAACGCTCGCTAGCTACGGATTTGGCGGAATTCTGGCAGACGATATGGGTCTTGGTAAAACGCTGCAAAGCATTACGTATATCTCATCAGAACTTCGCAATG
This portion of the Mesobacillus sp. S13 genome encodes:
- a CDS encoding homogentisate 1,2-dioxygenase, with product MYYRQLGEIPKKRHTIFKKEDGSLFREQVMGTKGFSGTQSILYHHHMPTEVVKSELIGSYLPEYEEQESLNHRHFLTDQISKTGDALSGREYILGNDDLLIGFANINEPMKQFYRNGDGDEMFFFHHGSGKVETMFGTLNYRPGDYVVIPIGTIYRVVPDDSEMTKALIVESFSQITTPRRYRNEYGQLLEHSPFCERDIRGPEMLETFSEKGEHEVITKTRGHMHRHVLNHHPLDVVGWDGYLYPWAFNIEDFEPITGRIHQPPPVHQTFEGHNYVVCSFVPRLYDYHPEAIPAPYYHSNVNSDELLYYVEGNFMSRKGIKEGSITLHPSGIPHGPHPGKTEASIGKKETLELAVMIDTFRPLKTVKKAKDIEDGQYMYTWIEK
- a CDS encoding ribonuclease J — its product is MTLSIFALGGINEIGKNMYVVQYEDDIFVIDCGGKFPDESLLGIDLIIPEMTYLEENREKIRGLIVTHGHEDHIGGVPYFFKKLKAPVYATNFTLGLIELKLSEHKLLRGTELNKINSDSQLDFGKVKVSFFKVSHSIPDCLGIVFHTPEGSIVHTGDFKFDLTPANDEQSEIHKMAKIGTEGVIALLSESTNAERTGLTPSERMVASHLEEAFMKAEGKIFVSTFASNVNRVQQVVEAAIKTNRKLALLGRSMVNVVDVAIERGYLNVPEGMLIQPNVVDQLDPGKVAILCTGSQGEPMAALSRLSSGNYRDVSIYPGDTVIMAASPIPGNEKDVSKIIDNLFKLGAKVIYGSGSTTGMHVSGHGYQEDLKLMLTLMKPKYFIPIHGEYRMLHHHRLLAESVGVEKGNTFIIRNGDIVDIENGEARQTRNVPAGDTYVDGVSVGDVGEIVLRDRKQLSEDGMLVIVLTLSKAERKIISGPDTISRGFVFVKNSEDLMRDVNKLVTKTVTDLQEDNVHRWNVIKQGIKKAVGQHIFQQTRRKPMILPIIIEI
- a CDS encoding SRPBCC family protein, whose translation is METQREIRKTIILNAPIEKVWKAVATSEGIAAWWMPNTFEPELGKEFILHAGPFGDSPCKVTELEPPNRLGFDWGKDWHLLFELKELDGRTEFTLIHSGWDPEKVTEFGQPHSIIQGIMDNGWDKIVNEALPAYIEG
- a CDS encoding ArsR/SmtB family transcription factor, producing the protein MTALEARYDVFQAVADPTRRKILKLLADKEMPIASITEKFPITRTAVNKHLFVLSEAGLVSSKKIGRETRYALQPEPLQELQEWLSFFELYWDNKLSALKHFVEDDD
- a CDS encoding DEAD/DEAH box helicase, with protein sequence MDIILSQKNIKDLCGTVSFKRGDAFYRAGKVEFTDDNVDRVSATVTGADIFHVMVTETGDGRFAAECTCPKLASVKHECQHVAAVLLAIMDEQKKGTSHAHKNDKHKGSDLAESLLTIFSEGPSRTSGHQLHFETRKILNTLFNIEPVKMSDREMLLGISMSIGPIGIVDIQGFLLSIANREAAHLSEVFTYDPQLHCFQNDIDSIINILIQIVEDADNEAKNGTLTSTLIIPTSFWVRLLPLLENIQDVKFIEEGKITGPFSVSKEKLPLLFNFEKMTERDYSLKIAGISELIVMDKYDLVWLESRLIQLSTEDCSRLFELKNMLAKTKTDSIPILDDQMGFFVEKVVPGLRRIGEVQIDGDITKQFLTEPFKAKLFLDRVNNRLLAGIEFQYGKIEFNPLEDREPKVNSLLIRDSVKEDQILELLDEASFAKTDGGYFLHNEELEYEFLYHVMPKLEKLVQIYATTAVRTRIFREPVRPQIRVKVKKERTNWLEFKFEMDGIPEKQIRDILEALEEKRKYYRLRNGSLMSLETREWEEIQRFLNAGPIQDEDLEKGLNVPIIRGMQLIETFEDGAVLQLEESFRNFLEEISTPGKVKFAVPESLQSILREYQKQGYQWMKTLASYGFGGILADDMGLGKTLQSITYISSELRNVRDRQHPILIVCPSSLVYNWLSEFMKFTPEIQAIIIDGNKAERSKLLKDISGIDVVITSYMLLRKDIHLYEKINFHTVFFDEAQAFKNPLTQTAKAVMNIQADHRFALTGTPIENSTEELWSIFRVVFPELFQGLKEYSHLTSKTIARRIRPFLLRRVKEEVLGELPEKIESIDRVELLPEQKKLYAAYLAKLRHQTLKQLDKNTIRKNRIKILAGLTRLRQICCHPALFVDGYKGSSAKFEQLKQIIEESRFAGRRVLIFSQFTKMLDLIGRELAHEGIPFFYLDGQTPPEERVETCERFNEGERDFFLISLKAGGTGLNLTGADTVILYDLWWNPAVEEQAADRAHRMGQKNIVQVIKLIARGTIEEKMNELQDKKRNIIEEIIEEKKSASLTEEDIREILQI